The genomic region TGGAGCGGGCGCGGCTGGCGACCACGGCGAACCCCATCGCCCGCGCCCTGGTCGACCGGGCGGCGCTCCTCGCCGAGGCGGGTGACCCGAGCGAACCGAGCGAGAAGGGCCTCCTCGACTTGGCCGAGGCCCTCGACGCGGCTGATTGCCACTACCAGGCCGCCCGGACCCGGGTGTTCGCCGGCGGCGCGGCCCGCACCGAAGGCGAGGCGGCGCTGGCCCGCATGGGAGCCATCGTCATGGTCGTCCCGACAGGATCCGGTCAGAATTCTTAGGGAACTCCTAGGTGTGCGTCTGATGTGACCGGGTAGGTGGCCTCCGGCACGGACAGGATGGGGACGACCACGAAGGGGGACCCCCATGGGCAGCACTCGCTGGTCAGTTACGCGCGCGCCCACGGCGCTCGTACTCGCAGCCATCGCCCTCGTGGCGTCGACGCTGACGGCGGGCGCCGACCCGACGTCGGCCGCGGCGGACACGGAGGCCACCTACATCGTGATCCTGAAGTCGTCGGTCTCGTCGCCGACGGCCACGTCGATCGGGCACCACCGGCGCTACGGCGCCGAGGTCGCCGGCGTCTACTCGCACGCCCTCAAGGGCTACACGGCCGACATGACCGCCGCGGAGGCGGCGCGGCTGAGCACCGACGCCAACGTCGCCCACGTGGAGAAGGACCGGATCCTCCAGCTGTCGCAGACGCCGCAGACCACGCCCACCGGGGTGCGGCGCAGCTTCGCCGACGACAACCCGAACCTCGACATCGACGGCCAGGACGACGTGCGCATCGACGTCGACGTGGCCGTCATCGACTCGGGCGTGATGGCCCACACCGACCTCAACGTCGTGTCCCGGGCCAACTGCACCACCGGGGTGTGCCAGACCGGCACCGGCAACGACGACAACGGCCACGGCACCCACGTGGCCGGCACGATCGGTGCCCTCGACAACGGCACCGGCGTGGTCGGCGTCGCCCCGGGCGCCCGCATCCACTCGGTGAAGGTGTGCACGGCCAGCGGCTCGTGCCCCAACTCGGCGATCGTGGCCGGTGTCGACTACGTGACCGCCCGGGCCGGCACCATCGAGGTGGCCAACATGAGCCTCGGCGGGCCGGGCACCAACACGCCGCTGGCGCAGGCCATCACCCGCTCGGTCGACGCCGGCGTGGTCTACGCGGTGGCCGCCGGCAACAACGCGGCCAACGCCTCCGGCTTCTCCCCCGCCAACCACCCGGACGTCATCACCGTCTCCGCGCTGGCCGACTCCGACGGCGAGCCCGGCGGCCTGGGCCCGACCCCGTCGTGCCGGCCTGCCAGCACCGACGACGTGCTCGCCGACTTCTCCAACTTCGGGACCGTCGTGGAGGTGGCGGCGCCGGGCGTCTGCATCCTCTCCACCTGGAACAACGGCGCCTACAACACCATCAGCGGCACGTCGATGGCCGCCCCGCACGTGGCCGGCGCCGCCGCGGTGCTCACCAGCGGCACGCGGGACCCGGTGAACCGCACCCAGGCGCTCGCCATCCGGGGGCAGATCACCAGCGCCGGCAACTTCGACTGGACCGACGACTCCGGCGACGGCGTCAAGGAGCCGCTGCTCGACGTCCACGACGCCACGAAGTTCCCGCCCGGCAGCGGTCCGTCACCCACGCCCGCGTGACGATGTCCTCCCAGCCCTAGCTCCGACTCCGACGCCCGGTCGTGCTCGGGCCGCCCCTTCAGGTGGGCTCGAGCACGATCTGGCGTTGGACGGGGTCGGCGGACGCGATCCGGACCGTCACCTCGTCGCCGAGGCCGAGGGTGTGGCCGGCGATGCGCGACTGGATGGCGGGGTCGCGGCACACGACGGTCGAGCCCTCGTCGTCGGCGGCCACCACCGACACCCGGATGGTCCGACCCACCATGGGCCGTAGCACCAGCGCCTCCACCAGGTCGACGGCGGCGCGGGCGGCGCCCGACTCCCGGCTGCCGGTGGACTGCAGGGCGTGCGGCAGGTCGGGTAGGCGCTCGGTCGCCCAGGCCGGCGGGGTGTCGCCCGCTTCCAGCGCCAGGCACACCTCGATGGCGTAGCGGTCGCCCAGCCGGCGCAGCGGAGCGGTGACGTGGGCGTACTGCGCGGCGACGGCACCGTGCTCCATGTCGGGCCCGGACGCAGCGGCGGCCGGGAGCGCCAGGTAGCCGGCGCCCCGCAGGCCCCGCGCGGCCAGCGCCAGCAGGGCGGCCTCGTCGGGGATCTCGCTCCTCAGGCTGCGCACGAGGTCGGCGTAGGTGGCGCCCTCGGGCCAGCCGACGTGCAGCGCCCGGGCGGTGCGGCGCACCTGGGCCAGCACCTTCTTGCCCGCCGGCGGCATGGTGCGCAGCAGCCCCACGCCGGCCGCGGCCATCCGCTCGGCCGCCACCATCCCGGTGAGCAACGACACCTGGGCGTTCCACCCCATCGACGGCAGCGTCGTCTCGAAGTCGATGCGGTAGCCACCGTCGTCGGCCTCCACCTGCTGGGCGGGCAGGTCGAGGCTGACCCCGCCCCGGGCCACCTCCTGCCGCATCCGCACCTGGCCGACCTCCCGCAGCAGCACCAGCGTCTGCTCCGCGTGGCCCTGGTCGACGGCGTGCTGGACCTGCTCGTAGGTGAGCTGGGCGCGGCTGCGGACGACGGCCCGCTCCACGGTCGCCGACTCGACGGCGCCGTCGGCGTCGAGGTCGACGGTCCACAGCACCGCCGGGCGGTCCTCGTCGGGCAGGAGGCTGGCGGCGCCCTCGCCGAGGGCGGGCGGGTGCAACGGGGCGCGGCCGTCGGGCAGGTAGAAGGTGAGACCGCGGTCCCAGCAGGCGGCGTCGAGGGCCCCGCCGGGCTCGACGAAGGCGGCCACGTCGGCGATGGCGTAGTGGACCCGCCAACCGGGGCCGTGGGCTTCGATGTGCAGGGCCTGGTCGAGGTCGCGGCTGCCCGGCGGGTCGATCGTGACGAACGGCAGGTCGCGGGCATCACGCCGCCGGCCGTCGCCGATGTCGCCGTCGAGCCCGCCCAGCACCCTCGGCGCCGCCGCCTCGGCCTCGGCGGCCACCTCGGGCGGGTGCGGCCCCGGCACCTTCTGCTGCTGACGGATCAGGGCGAGGCCCTCGACCACGGTCGGATCGTCGACGGCGATGTGCAACGGGACGTTCGGCACGGTGCGGGACCCTACCCAGAGAGCTAACTTGCCTCGACGCAAGTATGTGACGACGGGGGGAACCGGTGTCCGAGACGCAGGCCGAGCTCGCGCTCGGCGCGACCACCGACGTGACCGCGGCGTGGTGCACCGCCGCACTGGCCGACCACCTCGACGGCGCCCGCGTCACGGAGTGCACCACCAGCCCGGTCGGCACCGGCCAGGTGTCCGACACGCTGCGACTGCGCCTCGGCTACGACCCGCCCGGCGCCGGACCTCCCAACCTGGTCGCCAAGGTCACCGCCGCCGCCGAGGCCAGCCGGGCCGCGGCCCTCATCGCCCGCACCTACGAGATCGAGGCCGCGTTCTACCGTGAGCTCGCCCCGACGCTGCCGGTCCGCACGCCCCGCTGCTACCTGTCGGCCTACGACCCGCCGGGCAACACCTACACGGTGGTGCTGGAGGACCTCGCCCCGGCCCGGCAGGGCGACCAGATGGCCGGCTGCAGCCTCGACGAGGCCGAGCTGGCGCTGGCCGAGATGACGCTCCTCCACGCCCCTCGCTGGGGCGACGCCCGCCTGACCGGGCTGCCCTGGCTGCACCGCATCGCACCCGACACCCCCGAGCGGATGGCCGGGCTGGTGGGCGCGTTCTCCGGCGGCTTCCTCGACCGCTACGCCGACGGCCTCGAGCCCGAGGTCGTCGCCCTGGTCGAGCGGTTCGTGCCCCGGATCGCCGCCTACGTCGCCAACCAGCCGGAGCCGTGGAGCGTGGCCCACGGCGACTTCCGGGTCGACAACCTGCTGTTCGGCGGCGACGACGGACGGGTGGCAGTGGTCGACTGGCAGACCGTGGTGCACGGACCGGGGCTCGCCGACCTGGCCTACTTCCTCGGCGCCAGCCTGCCGATCGCGGTCCGGCAGGACCACGAGCGCGCCCTGGTCGCCAGCTACCACCGCCGGCTCGCAGCTCTGCACGTCGACCTGAGCTTCGACGACTGCTGGACCGGCTACCGCCGCTACGCCTTCGGCGGCCTGATCATGGCGATCGTCGCGTCGGCGCTGGTGGAGCGCACCGCCCGGGGCGACGAGATGTTCACCACCATGGGCAACCGCCACGGTTGCCACGCCCTCGACGTCGATGCGGAGGCCTTGCATTCGTGCTGACGTTGGCAGGGGGTGACATCATCGGCGGGGAGGCTGACGGGCGCTGGGCGCAGCGCTACGGTCCCCTCGGAGGCGGGCTGAACCAGGTCCGGGTGCGGACGGACGACGGCCGGGAGGGGACGGCGATCATCGAGCTGACAGGCGCACACCAGCATCGGTACTTCCCGGTGGCCCGAGCGGACGACCTTCCGGCGTGACGACGTTCCCGCCCGCATCGAGGGTCCGGCGCACCCAACGGGAACGTTCGTCGGCCTCGGCCAGCCGCCTGCTCGACGCCGCCATCGAACTGATCGCCGCCCAGGGCTTCGCCGCCACCACCCAGGCCGACATCGGCACCCGCGCCGGCTACAGCCGGGCGATGGTGCGGGAGCGCTTCGGTTCGGCCGAAGCCTTGCTCGACGCCCTGTTCGAGCGGCTGGTCGACCGCTGGCACCTCGAGATCGCCCCGCTGCTCGAGGGCCACACGGGCCCCGAGCTGCTGTCCATCGCTCTGGAGGCGTTCCGCGACCGCCTGCGCGACCGGCCCGTGGAGGCCCGCGCCCTGTTCGTGCTGCAGTTCGAGGCCACCGGACCGATGGCGGTGCTGCGGGAACGGGTGGCGGCGGTGAACCAGGCACTGCTGGCGTCGATCGCTGCGAGGCTGAGCGAGGGCCAGGCCGCCGGCACCGTCCGCCCCGACGTCGACCCGGAGACCGCCGCCCTCGACTGGGTCGCCACCCTCCGCGGCGCCACGTTCCTCTGGCTGATCGACGAGGACTTCGACCTCGACACCTTCGTCGCCCGCTGGTCGCAGCAACAACCCACCCTCTACGGCTGACATCTTCGGCCTCCTCAGCACTATCGATCGGGGAGCAGGGGGACCGTGAGGTCGGGGTCGTGGCCCAGGAGCACCGCGCGGGTGATGGCGGTAGAGCCGAAGCGGGTGCGGACGTCGTCGAGGGTGGCGTCGAGGGCGCCGCCGCTGCCCCGGCGGAACGGCAGCACCAGCTGCACGGCGGAGGCGTCGGACAGGTTGCCGACCGCCACGCCCACCAGCGTGATGCCCTGCCGGCGGACCAGCGGCTGGGCCTTGGCCATCAGGTCGCGCGCCACTCCCAGCACGGTGCCGGTGTGGGCGGTGGCCCGGTCGAGCGTGTGCGACCGGGTGGCCCGGGTGAAATCGTCGAAGCGGAGACGCAGGACCACCGTGCGCCCCACCCGCTGGGCCGCCCGCAGGCGCCGGCACACCCGGTCGACCAGCGCCACCAGCGACTCGTCGACCAGCCCCGCCGCCTTGGGCCGACTGCCCAGCGCCCGCTGCGCCCCCATCGAGCGACGCCGCCGCCCCACCACCACCGGCCGGGGGTCGCGGTTGTGGGCCAGGGCGTGGAGGTGCCGACCGCCGGCCGGCCCCAGCATCGCCACGAGCGCCGACTCGGGCAGCTCGGCCACCTCGCCCACGGTGTGGACGCCCCGGGCCTGCAGCTTGTCGGCGGTCACCGGCCCGACACCCCACAGCCGGCGCACCGGCAACGGGTGCAGGAACGCCAGCTCCCCCTCCGGCGGCACAACCAGCAGCCCGTCGGGCTTGGCGACCGCACTGGCCACCTTGGCGAGGAACTTCGTGCGGGCCACACCCACGGTGATCGGCAGCCCCACCCGCCGCTGCACCTCCGCCCGCAGCCGCACGGCGATCTCCCGCGGGGTGCCGGCGATGCGCCACAGCCCGGCGACGTCGAGGAACGCCTCGTCGATGGACAAGCCCTCCACCAGCGGCGAGGTGTCGTCGAACACCCCGAACACCGCCTTGCTGGCCTCGGAGTACACCGAGAACCGGGGCTCGACGACGACGGCCTGCGGGCACAGCTGCCGGGCCTGCCGGCCGCCCATCGCCGTGCGGACGCCGAACGCCTTGGCCTCGTAGCTGGCCGCCAGCACCACGCCCCCGCCCACCACGACCGGCCGCCCCCGCAACTGGGGACGGTCCCGCTGCTCCACCGACGCGTAGAACGAGTCGAGGTCGGCGTGCAGGATGGTGGCCTGCCCGGCGTTCACGAACACATGTTCGCACATCCTGAGGCGTCACGGAAACACCGAAAGGGAGCCGTAAGGTCGAACGCCATGGATTGGAAGATCGAGCTCATCGCCATCCCCGTGACCGACGTCGACCGGGCCAAGGCCTTCTACACGGAGCAGGCCGGCTTCAACGCCGACCACGACCACCAGGTGAACGACGACCTGCGCTTCGTGCAGCTCACGCCGCCGGGGTCGGCCTGCTCGATCACGATCGGCACCGGCGTCACCGACGCCCAGCCCGGCTCGGTGAAGGGCATGCAGATGGTGGTCGCCGACATCGAGCAGGCCCATCAGGAGCTCAGCGACCGCGGCGTCGACGTGAGCGAGGTCCAGGACTTCCCGTGGGGCCGCTTCGTCTTCTTCAGCGACCCCGACGGCAACTCCTGGGCCGTCCAGGCGATGCTCCCCCAGCCCTGACGCGGGTGAGTCCCCGCCCGGGGAGCGGACGGGGACTCGCGACAAGGGGTCAGCTCACGGCGGAGCGGGTGAAGACCCTCACGCTGACCGTCGTGAGCACCAGGGCGAACAGGGCCACGACCCCGAGGCTGAGGGTGGCCATGGCGGTGGTGTTGGTCATGCCCCAGATGTCGTGGAGGCCGGCGCCGCCGTCGTCGAGCAGGCCGTACCGCAGCAGCGCCAGGGTGTGGGTCAGCGGGAGCACCTTGGCGACCGCCGTGAGCCCGGCCGGCAGGGCCGTGATGGGGAACAGCGAGCCGGCGAAGAACCACGGCACGATGGCGAGGCCGGGCAGGGCGCCGGTGAACTCCTCCACCGACGGCATCCGGTTGGCGACGGCCTCGGCGACCCCGTACATGGCCACGGCGAGCAGCAGCGAGGCGCCGACCACCCAGCCGAGCCCGGACACCGTCACGTCGTACTCGGCGCCCCGCAGCACCGACGCCACCAGCAGCACCCCGAGCTGCAGCCCGGTGATGGCCAGGGCGACGACGAAGTTGCCGGCGACCAGCAACGACCGCGGGATCGGCGCCGCCAGCAGGTCGCGCCGGGCGCCGCTGTCGCGGTCGACGATCACCCCGACCCCGGAGAACAGGCAGTTCAGGGGGATCAGCAGGCCGGCGGTGCCGAGGGCGGCGTAGCTCATGTAGTCGATGCCCGGCACCGACGGCCCGATCGAGTCGAGCGCCGGGGCGATCACCAGGGCGAAGAGCACGGGCGTCGACAGCGGGACGAGGATCTCCCGGGGCGTCCGGGCGGTGAGGGCGAAGCGCCGGGCGGCCAGGGTGCGCAGGGCACCGAGGAGGCCGGGCCCGGACCGCGGCACCGCTTCGGGGCGAACCGGGCGGGCCGTCACGACCGGGGTGGGGGTGGAGACGACGGTGGTCATCGGAGGAGCTCCTTTGAAACGTTGGGGGAGGTCATGCCGCGGCCGCGGGGGTGGCGAGGGAGCCGCCGGTGAGGCGCAGGTAGACGTCGTCGAGAGTGGGCCGACGGGTGGTCACGGCCGTGGGCGTGACACCGGCGCGACCGAGCGCGTCGAGGGCGTCGGCGGCGGGACGGCCGTGCAGGGGCACGGTGACGGTGGAGCCGAGGGCGAGAACGTCGTCGCCGGCGAAGCCACCGGCCCGGAGTCCGCTCAGCGCACGAGCGGCGGCCGGCGAGGAGTCGACCCGCAGCTCCAGCACGTCGATGCCGAGCCCGGCGAGCAGGTCGGCCGGCGTGTCGAGGGCGACGATCTCGCCCTCGTGCATCACGCCGATGCGGTCGCACAGCCGCTCGGCCTCGTCGAGGTAGTGGGTGGTGAGCAGCACCGTGAGGCCGGACCGCTCCCGCAGGCCGCCGATGAGGTCGAGCAGCTCGTAGCGGATCCGGGGGTCGAGGCCGACGGTGGGCTCGTCGAGGAACAGCACCCGGGGCCTCGACAGCAGCGACCGGGCGATCTCCAGCCGCCGCCGCTGCCCGCCGCTGTAGGTCGACACCGGGCGGTCGAGGATGCCGGTGAGCCCGAAGCCGTCGACGTGCTCGTCGATCCGCGCCGCCGCGTCCCGAGCGCCCACGCCCCACAGGCGGGCGTGGAGGAGCAGGTTGCGGCGGCCGGTGAGAGCCCGGTCGACGACCGGGTCCTGGAACACGACGGCGCTGGCGGCCCGGGCCTGGATCGGCTGGTCGGACACGTCGAAGCCGTCGACGTGGGCCCGCCCGCCGGTGGGCACCACGGTGGTGGTGAGCATGCCGATGGTGGTGCTCTTGCCGGCGCCGTTGGGACCGAGGAGGCCGAAGACCTCGCCGGGAGCGACGTCGAAGTCGACGCCCTTCACGGCTTCGACGCCGCCGGGCCAGGTCTTGCGCAGGCCGTGGACGCCGACCGCCGCCGGGGGGAGCTGGTCGGTGGTGTGGTTCATGGCCCAGACGACAAGACGGCGGCCCCGGATGTGACACGGCGGCTTGCATGTCACCCATCCAACCACCCGCCGCCGCCCCAAACGGTGGAGGCGGCAAGCCGCTCCGCTGTCACATTTTGGGGGTCCTGTCTTGTCGTGTGGGGTGACCGGTACGTTTGCCCCTGGGAGAACCCCATGCCCGACCCTCGCCTCGACGTCGCCTGGCGCGACGACCGCCGCTACCTCCTGAGCCTGGCGAAGCGCACGCTGGGCGACTCCGCCGCCGCCGAGGACGTGGTGCAGGAGGCGTTCGGCGCCCTCGTCAAGATGCCGCCCGGCGAGGTGGACGACGTGCGGGGCTGGCTGACGGTGGTCGTCCGGCGGCTCAGCCTCAACCGCCTCCGCTCGGCGTACAGCCGCCGGGAGTCGGTCGCCGACACCCTCCCCGAGGACGGCGGCACCGACGACCCCGCCGACCGGGTGACCCTCGACGACCAGGTCCGTCAGGCCCTCGCGGTGGTCCTCGACCGCCTGTCACCGGCGGAGCGCACGTCGTTCGTGCTCCACGACGTGTTCGGCTTCCCGTTCGGCGCGGTGGCCGAGATCGTCGGCCGCACCCCCGCGGCCTGCCGCCAGCTCGCCAGCCGGGCCCGACGCTCGGTGCGCGCCGGCGACGACGTCGGCACCGACACCGACGACACCGACGGCACCAGCACCGACGGCGAGCGGCACCTGGTCACCCCGGCCGCCGCCCGGCACAGCCTGCTGGCCGAGCGGTTCGTGGCGGCCGCCTCCGGGGGCGACCTCGCCGCGCTCGTGGAGGTCCTCGACCCCGACGTCGCCGGCGACGCCGTCCTGGTCGGCCACGGCCCGTTCGTCCACGCCGAGGGGTTCGACCAGGTGGCGGGCCGGCTGCTGCGGCTGTTCGGCCCGGCCACCGGCATGGACCTGGTGCCCTTCCCGGTCGAGGACCAGGCCGGGGTCGTCGCCGTGATCAAGGGCCGGGTGCATGCCGTGATCCTGCTCACGGGCACCGACACCGTGCGCCTGATCCAGGCCTACGTCCTCCCCGCGGCCCACCAGCCGTAAGTCCTCCGACCCCGGAGACCCCCGACTACATCGCGTCCGCCAGGTCGTCGAACTCGCCGGCCTTGCAGCCGTTCACCCAGGCGGCCAGCTCGGACCGGGTGAACTCGATGGTCCCGGCGTCGGGGCGGTGGCTGTTGCGCACGAGGATCAGGTCGCCGACCTCGCACACCTCCACGCAGTCGCCGTTCTGCCCGCTGTACGTCGATTTTCGCCAGCTGGGCCTATCAGGATGGTCGCTCATTGGTATCGCTCCTCGGCGATGTTGCGGATGAGGTCGACCGACTCCGTGAGCGAGAGGGAGTGCTCGCACAGGTGGTCGAACACCTCGACGTGGGCGTCGACGGCGTGGGGCCCCTCCAGGTACCGGACCCCGGTCCGGTCGGTGACGCAGGCCATCTGAGCCGTCGTCGCTCCGGGCGACGCCAGCAGCGTGAACGCCCCGAACGAGGCCGCGTGCACGCCCGCCACCAGCGGCAGGATCCGCAGGTCGACGTTGGGTTGCTGCGCCATCGCCGCCAGGTGGGCGAGTTGCGCGGCCATCACCACCGGCCCGCCCGTGAGGCGGAGGAGCACCGACTCGTCCAGCACGACCGCCAGCTGCAACGGATCGGGCTTCCGTATCAACACGCCCTGGCGGGCCAGGCGCAGCTCGACGCGCCGCGCCACCCACTCGTCGCTCGCCGGGCGCGGCCCCACCCGCTCGACCGCCCGGGCGTAGGCCGGCGTCTGCAGCAGGGCGTGCACCGTCATCGGCTGGAACGCCCACAGATGGGAGGCACCCTGCTCCAGCGAGGCGTACAGCGTCAGCCACGTCGGCACGGCCTGACCGCTCGGCGCCGCGACGGCACCCCCGCCCTCGGCCTCGCCGTTGGCGTTGGCGTTGGCGTTGAGGTAGGAGTCGACCTCCACCAGCGACACGTCGAGCCGTTCGGCGAGCCGCGGCCGGAACCCGACCCGCGGCGTCGACAGGCCGCGCTCCCACTCCCGGTAGGTCGACGTGGCCACGCCGATCGAGAGCGCGAGCTGCTCCTGGGTCAGACCCTGTTGCTCCCGCCGTGCCTTGAGCCGGTGGCGTGCCATCGCCATGGCTGTCCTCCCGTACCCCCGTGCTCCCCCGAGCAGTTGCCGGTCCTGTCCCCGGAGAGGCCACAGTACCCACCCCGGGCCGACGCGAAAACCCTGCCCATACGGGCCTTTCCGCGCTCAGGCCGCGCTACTTCGGGGGCCAGCACTCTGGTCATCGCCGGGGTGCCGGCCCGACACTACGCAACGTGTACGCGACTGCACCGACGGGACCGACGGGAACGGCCCGATGAGCCGCCGCCGACCGGTCGACGTGAAGGCCCGCCTGCGCGTCGACGTCGACCACGACGAGTGCCGCTACTGGGTGGAGCTGGAGGCGACCGACGGCCGCACCTGCCGGCTCGACATCCCCACGGCCAGACGGCTGGCGACGCAGGTGCAGGCGAAGGTCCGCGTGGCAGAGCGGATGGCCGCCGACCAGGCCAGAGCCCCGATCCTCAGCCACGAGTGAGCGTCGACCGGGAGCCGGTCGGGCCGTGGCTCTCCCACGGCCCGAACCGGTGCCTCCCGGAATCAGTCGGTGATCAGTCGGTGATCAGTCGGTGATCAGCGGGTGATCAGAACGGGCAGGTGCTGCGGACCTCGTTGAGCGTCCCGCCGGCGACGGGCCTGGAGGCGCCGCACGTCCACGGGTCGTAGCGGGTGTCGCCGTCGAGCCAGCGCTTGAAGAACGCCACCGCGTACTTGCCCGGTAGCCCCGAGCCGAACGCCGGCGAGTTGGCGCAGAAGTGGTCACCACCCGCCAACGAGATGTACTGCTTCTCGCCGGCGAGCGAGTTGTACATCGGCGAGGCGTGCGAGGCGACCGCAGCGACGGCGTCGTTCTGGCAGGCGATCACCAGGGCCGGCTTGTTGACCGTCGAGAAGCTGCTGCTGCCGTTCCACGGCGCCAGCGGCACGGCGACGTCGACGTCGGGGTCGTCCCGCAGCGAGATCAGCGACCCGCCGCCGCCCATCGAGTGGCCGGCGACCCCTTGGCGGGTGCCGTCGACCTTCCCGAACACCGGGCTCCCCTGGGTGTTGCCCTGGTTGACGACGTAGTCGAGGGCCTGGCGCTGCTCGGTGGAGCGCTGCTCCGGCTGGATGAACGAGTTGGTGGTGTTGATGGTGATCGCCACGAAGCCGTGCGACGCCAGGCGCGGGCCCCACGGGGCGAT from Acidimicrobiales bacterium harbors:
- a CDS encoding alpha/beta hydrolase translates to MISIRSIPWRRAAVGLVLTLVLAACDWRGPEPTEAVLMASSGPYAVGSVAVPSSAGFGGGTLYYPANTSEGPFAVISISPGFLSAQDAIAPWGPRLASHGFVAITINTTNSFIQPEQRSTEQRQALDYVVNQGNTQGSPVFGKVDGTRQGVAGHSMGGGGSLISLRDDPDVDVAVPLAPWNGSSSFSTVNKPALVIACQNDAVAAVASHASPMYNSLAGEKQYISLAGGDHFCANSPAFGSGLPGKYAVAFFKRWLDGDTRYDPWTCGASRPVAGGTLNEVRSTCPF